In Caldicellulosiruptor morganii, the following proteins share a genomic window:
- a CDS encoding DUF3244 domain-containing protein, whose amino-acid sequence MLIINSGNFNQFKSDKVSYNTSIKRIGTKEYVTNIKFNYVVEYGKEETFVIYVDKDSLILNCQHMKCTNKITIKIKDKRDRIIYEKDIGEKGDEKLEVGNLKNGEYKLILFFKKGVGEGYIKIE is encoded by the coding sequence TTGTTAATTATCAATTCAGGGAATTTTAATCAGTTCAAGAGTGATAAGGTAAGCTATAATACTTCTATTAAAAGAATTGGTACAAAAGAATACGTCACAAATATAAAATTTAACTATGTTGTTGAATATGGGAAGGAAGAAACTTTTGTAATTTATGTAGACAAAGATTCATTGATTCTTAATTGTCAGCATATGAAGTGCACTAACAAGATTACAATTAAAATAAAAGATAAGAGAGATAGGATAATTTACGAAAAAGATATTGGAGAGAAAGGAGATGAAAAATTGGAAGTAGGTAATTTGAAAAATGGTGAATATAAGCTAATTCTTTTTTTCAAAAAAGGTGTAGGAGAAGGTTATATAAAGATAGAATAA
- a CDS encoding YncE family protein: MKNIKRTLALLMIFILVVVSAFSVLSQKTTASIISDSKSSDFPNFKTVLKIPVSEEGIEYTGMVGYGSHEGPNAFDVKGDKIYILDNVHHRVLVYTKIKGNLIEKISIPEEQWIHGMAVDKNGKIYLYNAGTNTLITINNRVVDIAKNQELRLEPFYKFDLNDKGPFVVLSGEEKMTTCFLAKNANTNKLFVVEKRDGVFSADGSVSEVKASACKASVGGSETFEFPGWFVDKYSAYDYIGKRGFIQFWKITNDYGEWIVKLNSKTRNIEGLVKIPDCKYSFPVRDVILEGNDVFVLLPCEKDVYVLKVDSWITGEQYAKYIQSERMEDSKNN, from the coding sequence ATGAAAAACATCAAAAGGACTTTAGCACTTTTAATGATATTTATTTTAGTGGTTGTGAGTGCCTTTTCTGTTTTGTCTCAAAAAACCACAGCTTCCATCATTTCGGACAGCAAAAGCAGTGACTTTCCAAATTTTAAGACTGTATTGAAGATTCCTGTATCTGAAGAAGGTATTGAATATACAGGAATGGTAGGTTATGGTTCTCACGAGGGACCAAATGCTTTTGATGTAAAAGGAGATAAAATTTATATTCTTGATAATGTTCATCATAGAGTACTTGTATACACTAAGATCAAAGGTAATTTGATTGAAAAGATTAGCATACCGGAGGAGCAATGGATTCATGGTATGGCAGTTGATAAAAATGGAAAAATATATTTATACAATGCTGGTACAAATACTTTGATTACAATAAATAATAGAGTGGTTGACATAGCGAAAAATCAAGAACTGAGATTAGAACCATTTTACAAGTTCGATTTGAATGATAAAGGTCCATTTGTTGTGCTGTCTGGAGAAGAAAAAATGACCACATGTTTTTTGGCAAAGAATGCAAATACAAATAAGTTGTTTGTTGTAGAAAAAAGAGATGGAGTATTTTCTGCTGATGGAAGTGTAAGTGAAGTAAAGGCTTCTGCTTGTAAAGCGAGTGTTGGTGGAAGTGAAACTTTTGAATTTCCGGGATGGTTTGTGGATAAATACAGTGCGTATGATTATATTGGTAAGAGGGGCTTTATTCAATTCTGGAAGATAACTAACGACTATGGTGAGTGGATAGTTAAATTAAATTCAAAAACAAGAAATATTGAAGGGCTTGTTAAGATTCCGGATTGTAAATATTCTTTTCCGGTGCGTGATGTTATACTTGAAGGAAACGATGTTTTTGTATTGCTACCATGTGAAAAGGATGTATACGTATTAAAAGTCGATTCATGGATAACAGGTGAGCAGTATGCAAAATATATACAATCAGAGAGAATGGAAGATAGTAAAAATAATTAA
- the galT gene encoding galactose-1-phosphate uridylyltransferase, whose protein sequence is MAELRWNPLLRDWVMIASHRQERPQMPKDWCPFCPGSGRVPDDYEVLEYDNDFPALMQNPPQPDDVATSFYRVAPAYGKCEVILYSPNHTVTLPELSVQHIRKLVDLWVERFETLRKDPNIKFVFIFENRGEVVGVTMPHPHGQIYGYSWIPLKILRELESAELHYNSYGECLICRIDREEMEFKNRVIIENEHFVTYLPFFTEYPYGVFISPKRHVGTISDLTDEEKNSFAMILKETTGMLDSLFNYKFPYMMCFHQLPVNVDRDYSKFYHFHVEFYPPMRSKDKQKFNASSETGAWALCNTTSPEEKAEELRQAYKRFLEKMQGGK, encoded by the coding sequence ATGGCAGAGCTCAGATGGAATCCACTGCTGCGTGACTGGGTTATGATTGCATCGCACAGGCAGGAAAGACCTCAGATGCCAAAAGACTGGTGTCCATTTTGCCCCGGCTCTGGCAGGGTGCCAGATGATTATGAGGTTTTGGAATATGACAATGACTTTCCGGCACTTATGCAAAATCCACCACAGCCCGACGATGTTGCAACAAGTTTTTACAGAGTTGCGCCTGCTTACGGCAAATGCGAGGTTATTTTATATTCACCAAATCATACTGTAACACTTCCCGAGCTTAGCGTCCAGCATATTCGAAAGCTTGTTGATTTATGGGTGGAAAGGTTTGAGACGCTGAGAAAAGACCCGAATATAAAGTTTGTCTTCATCTTTGAAAACAGGGGTGAGGTTGTGGGTGTTACAATGCCACATCCACACGGTCAGATTTATGGGTATTCGTGGATTCCGCTAAAGATTTTACGCGAACTTGAAAGTGCTGAGTTGCACTACAATTCTTACGGTGAGTGTTTAATTTGCAGGATTGACAGAGAAGAGATGGAGTTTAAAAATAGGGTAATAATTGAAAATGAGCACTTTGTGACATACCTTCCTTTCTTTACCGAGTATCCATATGGTGTATTTATCTCACCAAAACGACATGTTGGAACAATATCAGATCTGACAGATGAAGAGAAAAATAGTTTTGCCATGATTTTAAAGGAAACAACAGGCATGCTTGACAGTTTGTTTAACTATAAATTTCCCTACATGATGTGTTTTCATCAGCTGCCTGTAAATGTCGACAGGGACTATTCAAAATTCTATCATTTTCATGTTGAATTTTACCCTCCAATGCGCTCAAAAGACAAGCAAAAATTCAATGCATCAAGTGAGACAGGTGCATGGGCACTGTGCAATACCACCTCACCCGAAGAGAAGGCAGAAGAGCTCAGGCAGGCGTACAAGAGGTTTCTGGAAAAAATGCAAGGGGGTAAATAA
- a CDS encoding iron-containing alcohol dehydrogenase family protein — MSKFFMPTKVIFEKDGVLKNKELLILGKRAFIVTSPSSLKNGAVDDVIKVLNELSIEYSMYDRIAQNPSVEQIDEVSKIARDFEPDFIIGIGGGSPLDSSKAVAVLCAEKNLSATDLFDSSFSKALPVVAIPTTCGTGSEVTPYSILTLKSIENKKSFASELIFPKVVIVDYKYLFTLPWEVVVNTSFDALSHVIEGYLSNRTDMIVETFAQKALRLYSVVKNALKENKLSEKDFESLAWISLIGGIIIAQTGTLIVHPLGYNFTYYHDIPHGRANAILLSAFLKLESKYLKDDVDFVIKNMGFSTIDEFDEFVRFFVKSSIPALNDEQIEYYAKRAIESKNVNYLRHSISLDEMKEILKRSSEK, encoded by the coding sequence ATGAGCAAATTTTTCATGCCAACAAAAGTAATATTTGAAAAGGATGGTGTTTTGAAAAATAAAGAATTATTAATACTTGGTAAAAGAGCATTTATTGTTACATCTCCATCTTCTTTGAAAAACGGAGCTGTAGATGATGTTATCAAAGTTTTAAATGAACTTTCAATTGAATATTCCATGTATGATAGAATTGCCCAAAATCCAAGCGTTGAGCAGATAGATGAGGTGAGCAAAATTGCAAGAGATTTTGAGCCTGATTTTATAATTGGGATTGGTGGCGGCTCGCCTCTTGACTCATCAAAGGCAGTGGCAGTGCTCTGCGCAGAAAAAAACCTGAGTGCCACAGACCTTTTTGACAGCAGCTTTTCGAAAGCTTTGCCTGTGGTTGCAATTCCTACAACCTGCGGTACAGGAAGCGAGGTCACTCCATATTCAATCCTGACACTCAAAAGCATTGAAAACAAGAAAAGCTTTGCATCAGAGCTTATTTTCCCAAAAGTTGTGATTGTAGATTATAAATACCTTTTTACTCTTCCATGGGAGGTTGTGGTAAACACATCATTTGATGCGTTGTCCCATGTGATAGAAGGATACCTTTCAAACAGGACTGACATGATAGTTGAAACCTTTGCTCAAAAAGCCCTAAGGCTATACTCTGTGGTTAAAAACGCCCTGAAAGAAAATAAATTATCCGAAAAAGACTTTGAGAGTTTAGCCTGGATATCTTTGATTGGTGGGATAATAATTGCCCAGACAGGAACACTCATAGTTCATCCCTTGGGTTATAACTTTACCTACTATCATGACATTCCGCACGGAAGAGCAAATGCAATTTTGCTATCAGCATTTTTGAAACTTGAAAGTAAATACCTGAAAGATGATGTAGACTTTGTTATCAAAAACATGGGATTTTCCACAATAGACGAATTTGATGAGTTTGTAAGGTTTTTTGTCAAATCCTCTATACCTGCTCTAAATGATGAACAAATTGAATACTATGCAAAAAGAGCAATAGAATCTAAAAATGTAAACTATTTGAGGCACAGTATATCACTTGATGAAATGAAAGAGATATTGAAAAGATCTTCTGAAAAGTAA
- a CDS encoding glycerol-3-phosphate responsive antiterminator produces MKNLLDELIQNPIIPAVRDKAILECALNSDCRIIFLLHSTILTIRDEINIIKRKNKIDSGVKSLFSL; encoded by the coding sequence ATGAAAAATCTATTAGATGAACTTATTCAAAATCCTATTATACCAGCTGTAAGAGATAAAGCAATACTTGAATGTGCTTTAAATTCCGACTGTAGAATTATTTTTCTTCTTCACTCTACTATTTTAACCATAAGGGACGAAATTAATATAATAAAGCGAAAAAATAAAATTGATTCTGGTGTAAAAAGCCTTTTTTCTTTATGA
- a CDS encoding PocR ligand-binding domain-containing protein, which produces MDFKEIIKYDDLISVLDNFSYITGISANFLTADNQWVENKKKGTCEFCMLMKQYYKNGEACKNSDLNGAQTAQKKKGIHVYRCHMGLIEAVIPLFFNNSYIGALFIGQILLEPPSEQMWQQVLEKIKDQPLDQQKVKKSFFNLTYIDQEKLKSVLDMMHIVAKYIIDSEMIRISSLSSIEKIIEYIKNHYMEDITLEDLAKMVYLSPTYLSYLFKKQLGITFKEYLINIRLKKSKELIETTDLSIGEISKMVGIEDQNYFSRLFKRKFGVSPLNYKKDKYIYDISKKSANT; this is translated from the coding sequence ATGGATTTTAAAGAAATTATTAAATACGATGATTTGATTTCGGTTCTGGACAATTTCTCCTACATTACAGGAATCTCAGCAAATTTCTTAACAGCTGACAATCAATGGGTTGAGAATAAGAAAAAAGGTACATGTGAATTTTGCATGTTGATGAAACAATACTATAAAAATGGAGAAGCATGCAAAAATTCAGATTTAAACGGTGCACAAACAGCCCAGAAGAAAAAGGGTATTCATGTTTACAGGTGTCATATGGGACTTATTGAAGCTGTGATACCTCTTTTTTTCAACAATAGCTACATAGGTGCACTCTTTATAGGTCAGATTTTGCTTGAGCCTCCTTCTGAACAGATGTGGCAGCAGGTTCTGGAAAAGATTAAAGACCAGCCACTTGACCAGCAAAAGGTTAAAAAGAGCTTTTTTAACCTTACGTATATTGACCAGGAAAAACTCAAGAGTGTGCTTGACATGATGCACATTGTTGCAAAGTACATCATAGACTCAGAGATGATAAGGATATCTTCTCTTTCATCCATTGAAAAGATAATAGAATACATCAAGAACCACTATATGGAAGATATAACCCTGGAAGATCTTGCAAAGATGGTGTACCTGTCACCAACGTATTTGAGCTATCTTTTCAAAAAACAGCTTGGAATAACATTTAAAGAATATCTTATTAACATAAGACTGAAAAAATCAAAAGAGCTCATTGAGACCACAGACCTATCAATTGGAGAGATATCAAAGATGGTTGGTATAGAAGACCAGAATTATTTTAGCAGACTTTTTAAAAGAAAGTTTGGAGTTTCACCTTTGAATTACAAAAAGGATAAATATATTTACGATATATCTAAAAAAAGTGCTAATACATAA
- a CDS encoding IS110 family RNA-guided transposase, whose translation MNLKPIAGIDVAKYFSEMVIISPTNEIIARLTIRHNNPSDFDRAIEILKKVEEDFAARPIIVMEATGHYHKILSRFFTSNGWDVSIINPIQSNSIKNAGVRKVKNDKTDALWIALTFRLTDSTVVQPSSEILDCLKNLCRQYYNLSDELTSYKYRLTSVVDQIMLNFKEVFPDICSKTSLAILENYPTPTDILGADSEKLISIIQLTSKKSYQWAKEKYELLVAKAKQFQPFSISDLATVTMLKVYINMVLNLQQNIDKIFEAINQLVQQSSQSQPSLMENINLLQSIPGIGFLSAATILAEIGDFEKFSKPNKLVAFFGVDPSVNQSGQFVGTKNKMSKRGSKILRRILFTIALANIRTKRNSKPCNPVLFEYYQKKCQQKPKKVALGAVMRKIICIIFAVMRDKKPFELRTPEEHIQKYFNKTAVCSA comes from the coding sequence ATGAATCTAAAACCTATTGCCGGGATTGATGTAGCCAAGTATTTCAGCGAAATGGTGATTATATCTCCTACAAATGAAATAATTGCCCGCTTGACTATCCGTCACAATAATCCCTCTGATTTTGATAGGGCTATTGAAATCCTTAAAAAAGTTGAAGAGGATTTCGCAGCACGCCCTATCATCGTCATGGAAGCCACAGGGCATTACCACAAAATCCTCTCCCGCTTCTTTACTTCTAATGGCTGGGATGTTTCAATTATCAATCCCATCCAATCTAATTCTATCAAAAATGCGGGAGTTAGAAAAGTAAAAAATGATAAAACCGATGCCCTGTGGATTGCATTAACTTTTAGACTTACTGACTCTACTGTAGTACAACCTTCATCTGAAATCCTCGACTGCTTGAAAAACCTATGCCGCCAGTATTACAACCTCAGTGATGAACTAACCTCTTACAAATACAGACTTACTTCTGTCGTCGATCAAATTATGCTCAATTTCAAAGAGGTCTTCCCTGACATTTGTTCTAAAACATCCTTGGCTATACTTGAAAACTACCCAACTCCAACCGATATCTTAGGCGCTGACAGCGAAAAACTTATTTCCATCATTCAGCTAACCTCTAAAAAAAGCTATCAATGGGCCAAAGAAAAATATGAATTACTTGTCGCAAAAGCTAAACAGTTTCAACCTTTTTCTATATCAGACTTAGCAACTGTTACTATGCTTAAAGTCTATATTAACATGGTCCTGAATTTACAGCAGAATATCGACAAAATTTTTGAAGCCATAAATCAACTTGTTCAGCAATCTTCGCAATCTCAGCCTTCACTCATGGAAAATATTAACCTCCTTCAATCTATCCCCGGCATAGGTTTTCTATCCGCTGCAACTATCCTTGCTGAAATAGGTGATTTCGAAAAATTTTCAAAACCCAACAAGCTTGTTGCTTTCTTTGGTGTAGATCCTTCCGTAAATCAATCGGGGCAATTTGTTGGCACAAAAAATAAAATGTCTAAACGTGGTTCTAAAATCTTGCGAAGAATCTTATTTACAATTGCTCTTGCCAATATCAGAACAAAAAGAAATTCTAAACCTTGTAATCCTGTATTATTCGAATACTATCAGAAAAAGTGCCAACAAAAGCCCAAAAAAGTTGCATTAGGTGCTGTTATGAGAAAAATTATTTGTATTATCTTTGCTGTTATGCGCGATAAAAAACCTTTTGAACTTAGAACTCCAGAAGAACATATTCAAAAATACTTTAATAAAACTGCAGTTTGTAGTGCATAA
- a CDS encoding IS200/IS605 family accessory protein TnpB-related protein — MITVQAKLIFESYEDKQKVLELMRRWSSCMRFAYKRLLEGFDRNSLKKDLQGIFDLNSRYVDDAIMKAKAVLESCKQRGEDPRKAIFGGRQLFEKLKKRHINGKPYKKLEIEWQEKRKGNLYSRGDRSKKGNLNTRIGVNERGTFLRINIGDRKYVFARLSAGYKKDKDRRQILQEIAALGVPYSVELKLKNGNVYAYFSAEELFPATEITRENGAIGIDTNAYPNHMAWVEVDRSGQFISYGKIPMPELESGNHDKREYYRWQYAHEIVKIAREKRKAIVIERLNIKDKGTRGDFSGRKSRRIRHFFSYRSLLDKIRILAKREGIEVIEANPAYTSVIGMLKFAPQFMISKDIASAYVIARRGLGKKERIPANYMKLLNSLDASSLEELKEYVSKAVKNIHLRRKQIKEIEYVMRKIQSSGSEPGRLFAPLDGTSAISCSAGYNLWRVLRVAVVTPLSPDRVLRDMSVLKWILVSGQVGRPKIGASSYFLG, encoded by the coding sequence GTGATAACAGTTCAGGCTAAACTCATTTTTGAAAGTTATGAAGACAAGCAAAAAGTTCTGGAGCTTATGAGAAGATGGTCTTCCTGTATGAGATTTGCATACAAAAGACTTTTAGAAGGCTTTGATAGAAATAGCCTAAAAAAGGATTTGCAGGGGATTTTTGATTTGAACTCAAGGTATGTAGATGATGCAATAATGAAAGCAAAAGCTGTTTTAGAGTCCTGCAAGCAAAGAGGAGAAGACCCGAGGAAAGCTATCTTTGGCGGCAGGCAGCTTTTTGAAAAGCTCAAAAAACGACATATAAACGGCAAGCCCTACAAAAAACTCGAAATTGAGTGGCAGGAAAAAAGGAAAGGGAATTTATATTCAAGAGGAGACAGGAGTAAAAAAGGGAACTTGAACACAAGGATTGGGGTAAATGAAAGAGGCACATTTTTGAGGATAAATATAGGAGATAGAAAATATGTATTTGCTAGATTATCAGCCGGTTATAAGAAAGACAAAGACAGAAGACAAATTTTACAGGAGATTGCTGCCCTTGGAGTGCCTTATTCTGTAGAGCTAAAACTTAAAAATGGGAATGTGTATGCTTACTTTTCAGCAGAAGAACTCTTTCCGGCGACAGAAATCACCAGAGAAAATGGTGCTATAGGTATAGATACAAATGCATATCCCAATCACATGGCATGGGTAGAGGTGGACAGGAGCGGACAGTTTATAAGCTATGGCAAGATTCCAATGCCGGAGCTTGAAAGTGGAAATCATGACAAAAGAGAGTATTACAGATGGCAGTATGCACATGAGATTGTAAAGATAGCAAGAGAGAAAAGAAAGGCTATTGTGATAGAGAGGCTGAATATAAAAGACAAAGGAACAAGAGGTGACTTTTCGGGCAGAAAATCAAGACGGATAAGACACTTTTTCAGTTACAGGTCGCTTCTTGACAAAATCAGGATTTTAGCAAAACGAGAAGGGATAGAGGTTATAGAAGCAAATCCTGCATACACATCGGTGATAGGGATGCTCAAGTTCGCACCGCAGTTTATGATAAGCAAAGACATTGCAAGCGCATATGTTATAGCAAGAAGAGGACTTGGGAAAAAAGAGAGGATACCTGCAAACTACATGAAGCTTTTAAATAGTCTTGATGCCAGCAGTTTAGAAGAGCTAAAAGAGTATGTAAGCAAAGCAGTGAAGAATATACACTTGAGAAGGAAACAGATAAAAGAGATTGAATATGTAATGCGTAAGATACAAAGCTCTGGGAGTGAGCCTGGGAGGCTATTTGCACCTCTGGATGGAACAAGTGCGATTAGCTGTAGTGCAGGCTACAATCTCTGGCGAGTTCTCAGGGTAGCGGTGGTGACGCCACTCTCCCCTGACAGGGTATTGCGTGACATGTCTGTCCTGAAATGGATATTGGTTTCAGGGCAAGTGGGGAGACCGAAAATCGGCGCAAGTTCCTACTTCTTGGGGTAG
- the yihA gene encoding ribosome biogenesis GTP-binding protein YihA/YsxC, with protein sequence MKIDLSNAKLEKIAVKKDDYPPIKMPEMCICGRSNVGKSSFINTIFKDKLAKVGSTPGKTRTINFFNIDNKFRVVDLPGYGYAEVSKEEKKRWKNMIEEYLLEREELKLAVLLLDSRHLPTEDDKIMLGFFDRKEIPIMIVLTKCDKLSNNELTKNTNLISKELGIDKELFYQFSAKTGMGAKQIQYSIVKFMEEAILKEKGKG encoded by the coding sequence TTGAAGATAGACCTTTCGAATGCGAAACTTGAAAAGATTGCTGTCAAAAAGGATGACTATCCACCCATAAAGATGCCTGAAATGTGTATATGTGGCAGGTCAAATGTTGGAAAGTCTTCTTTTATAAATACAATTTTTAAGGATAAATTAGCAAAAGTTGGATCAACACCTGGCAAGACACGAACAATTAACTTTTTCAACATTGATAACAAATTCAGAGTGGTTGACCTGCCCGGTTATGGTTATGCGGAGGTTTCAAAAGAGGAAAAGAAAAGATGGAAGAATATGATAGAAGAGTACCTTTTGGAAAGAGAAGAGCTAAAACTTGCGGTTTTGCTTCTTGACTCAAGGCATCTTCCAACAGAAGATGATAAGATAATGCTTGGTTTTTTTGATAGAAAAGAGATTCCAATAATGATTGTTCTGACAAAGTGCGACAAGCTTTCCAATAACGAGCTTACAAAGAACACCAATCTTATTTCAAAAGAGCTTGGAATTGATAAGGAACTTTTCTACCAGTTCTCTGCTAAAACAGGAATGGGTGCCAAACAGATTCAGTACAGTATTGTAAAATTTATGGAAGAGGCAATTTTAAAGGAGAAGGGGAAAGGATGA
- a CDS encoding glycerol-3-phosphate responsive antiterminator, which yields MSFYTRIKIVFVHIDLIEGVGKDEKGIEFLKNVGADGIISIYSGLKMVDNPGACF from the coding sequence TTGAGTTTTTACACTAGAATCAAAATTGTATTTGTTCATATTGACCTTATAGAAGGAGTGGGAAAAGACGAAAAAGGAATAGAATTTCTCAAAAACGTTGGTGCTGATGGTATTATATCAATATATTCCGGTCTTAAAATGGTGGACAATCCCGGAGCTTGCTTTTGA
- a CDS encoding transposase, protein MIHKTKPSEGESRLEMLLNLCQETKETIENISELKNSDAYRILERFLSEQAYYDEQTKKLKAKDSKSIPSDSLQSAYDEDATYRKKGNKAESGYVLNLSETCAKENSFQLITDYTVEKNIKSDVELLKERLPIIKQNTKCQEVYVDGGYYSKEVVQIAKENCVEVHFTDLNGRKPVRMSVSEYEIDEETKVIKKCPRGIIPIHASVKKGQTVAHFPKEACAKCELKNQCYCKEQKKDYVVRVNLKSIEAAKQREKIECRCEGNKSKRAAIEGTNSALKRGHGLSKLRVRGLVKCRVNVGLKVLAQNFKRFARYMLERAKKAIGERQGGSAPVLVQ, encoded by the coding sequence GTGATACACAAAACCAAGCCTTCAGAAGGCGAAAGCAGGCTGGAAATGCTCTTGAATCTTTGCCAAGAAACAAAAGAAACAATTGAAAACATTTCTGAACTAAAAAACTCCGATGCGTATAGGATCCTTGAAAGATTTTTGTCGGAACAGGCGTACTACGACGAACAAACCAAGAAGCTCAAGGCCAAAGATAGCAAAAGTATACCCAGCGATTCTCTTCAGTCAGCATATGATGAGGATGCTACTTATCGCAAGAAGGGGAACAAAGCTGAAAGCGGATATGTTTTAAACCTTAGCGAAACCTGTGCAAAAGAAAATTCTTTTCAGCTCATAACAGACTATACGGTAGAAAAGAATATAAAGAGTGATGTAGAGCTTTTAAAAGAGAGACTACCTATTATAAAACAGAATACAAAATGTCAAGAAGTCTATGTAGACGGTGGTTATTACTCCAAAGAAGTAGTACAAATTGCAAAAGAGAACTGTGTAGAAGTTCATTTTACTGATTTAAACGGTAGGAAGCCTGTTAGGATGTCAGTGAGCGAATATGAAATAGATGAAGAGACGAAAGTGATAAAAAAATGCCCAAGGGGAATAATACCCATTCATGCAAGTGTTAAGAAAGGGCAGACGGTAGCCCATTTTCCAAAAGAAGCCTGTGCAAAGTGTGAATTAAAAAATCAATGTTATTGCAAAGAGCAAAAAAAAGATTATGTGGTGAGGGTAAATCTAAAATCGATAGAAGCAGCCAAACAACGGGAAAAGATAGAATGCAGGTGTGAGGGAAACAAGAGCAAAAGAGCAGCAATAGAAGGTACTAATTCAGCCTTGAAGAGGGGTCATGGTCTTTCGAAACTTCGAGTAAGGGGACTTGTAAAATGTAGAGTAAACGTAGGTTTAAAGGTATTGGCCCAGAATTTTAAGCGTTTTGCAAGATACATGTTGGAACGAGCTAAAAAAGCTATTGGAGAGAGGCAGGGGGGAAGTGCGCCCGTATTGGTGCAATAA
- a CDS encoding transposase, producing MDSRIKAKLEKSWAPIFYKYVFCNIDEKPFSVLYSDTGRANFPVNILLSLEYIKHLKNYSDDELIENFNFNYLINYAVGIRTLGGMNLSEKTLYDFRTRIYKYLIKHPEQEDLIFGQFLNLTMIFAKEAGICMKEQRIDSTMFMSNIKKAGRVALAFDVLYRAVKSIPEDRLSENLKKFSTLNLGQK from the coding sequence ATGGATTCAAGGATAAAGGCTAAACTTGAAAAATCATGGGCTCCCATATTTTATAAATACGTGTTCTGCAACATCGATGAAAAACCCTTTTCAGTTTTATACAGTGATACAGGAAGGGCTAACTTCCCGGTTAACATACTTCTTTCTTTGGAATACATAAAACACCTTAAAAACTACTCTGATGATGAACTTATCGAAAATTTCAACTTCAATTACCTGATAAATTATGCTGTAGGAATAAGAACATTAGGAGGTATGAACCTTTCAGAGAAAACCTTGTATGACTTTAGAACAAGGATATACAAATACCTCATAAAACATCCTGAACAAGAGGACTTAATATTCGGGCAGTTTTTAAATCTTACCATGATTTTTGCCAAAGAAGCAGGTATATGCATGAAAGAACAGCGGATAGACTCCACCATGTTCATGTCAAACATCAAAAAAGCAGGAAGAGTTGCCCTTGCCTTTGATGTACTTTACAGGGCAGTAAAATCCATTCCTGAAGACAGACTTTCAGAGAACCTAAAAAAGTTCTCAACCCTGAATTTAGGACAGAAGTGA
- a CDS encoding DUF523 domain-containing protein, whose amino-acid sequence MKFALISSCLIGLDTKYDGTNNLRSEVVERLKKEYILIPVCPEQLGGLATPRSPCEIKDGKVVDIEGRDFTDNFYKGAFETLKLARFFGAEIAFFKSRSPSCGFGKIYDGSFSNTLVDGAGVTAKMLLENGIRVVCID is encoded by the coding sequence ATGAAGTTTGCGCTTATAAGTAGCTGCCTTATAGGACTTGATACAAAGTATGATGGGACAAACAATTTGAGAAGTGAAGTGGTGGAAAGACTCAAAAAAGAATATATTTTAATTCCAGTTTGTCCGGAGCAGCTTGGTGGGCTTGCAACACCCAGAAGTCCCTGTGAGATTAAAGATGGCAAAGTGGTTGATATAGAAGGTAGAGATTTTACCGATAATTTTTATAAAGGAGCTTTTGAGACATTGAAACTGGCAAGATTCTTTGGGGCTGAGATTGCATTTTTTAAATCCAGAAGTCCTTCCTGTGGTTTTGGTAAAATCTATGATGGAAGTTTTTCAAATACTCTTGTGGACGGTGCAGGGGTTACTGCAAAGATGCTGCTTGAAAACGGCATCAGGGTTGTCTGTATTGATTAA